Below is a window of bacterium DNA.
CCCAATCTCAATCTCTTCATGCCCATGATACTGAATAAGCGATGGCAGTCCCCGTAACTTGTGAAGCATTCGCGCATAACGCCGAGAAGCAGAGCGTCTCTTATTCCGATTCGGATAAAAAAGTTTGACCGCACGTTCTATGCCCGTACCAAGTTCAGAGATAAGGTATACCTCACCTTCCCAGCCAGACCCGAGGGCTTTTTCAATTCGGTACCTTCCAGCAAGTACCGTTTTTTCTTTCAAAGAAAATGACTGCATATAACTTGTTTCTTCTGCTAGAGCGTCTCATCTCTTCCAAACTGCTAACGTGCTATTATACTCCAGAGCGATTGGATTCTAAAGAGTTGCGGGAAGAGATGTTGATAAAATCCTCTCGGCTTGAGGCACCCGCCTCCTTTCCTCATTTTTGGAGGCACATGGGACAGCGCTCTTTAGCGCCACTCAAATCCAACGATCTTCCACCCC
It encodes the following:
- a CDS encoding protein kinase family protein, which gives rise to MQSFSLKEKTVLAGRYRIEKALGSGWEGEVYLISELGTGIERAVKLFYPNRNKRRSASRRYARMLHKLRGLPSLIQYHGHEEIEIGGEEVVALISEYIEGEILSAFIKRQSGKRMTELQAALLLYELSCGVEGIHLAGEYHGDLHPQNVIVCRYGLGFDVKFVDFYNHG